Proteins co-encoded in one Diaminobutyricimonas sp. LJ205 genomic window:
- the rpsK gene encoding 30S ribosomal protein S11 — protein sequence MAAPKTAARKPRRKEKKNIAVGQAHIKSTFNNTIVSITDPTGAVISWASSGGVGFKGSRKSTPFAAQLAAESAARQAQEHGMKKVDVFVKGPGSGRETAIRSLQAAGLEVGSINDVTPQAHNGCRPPKRRRV from the coding sequence ATGGCAGCACCCAAGACGGCCGCGCGCAAGCCCCGCCGCAAGGAAAAGAAGAACATTGCTGTGGGCCAGGCCCACATCAAGAGCACCTTCAACAACACGATCGTGTCGATCACCGACCCGACCGGCGCTGTGATCAGCTGGGCATCGTCCGGTGGCGTCGGCTTCAAGGGTTCGCGTAAGTCGACTCCGTTCGCCGCGCAGCTCGCCGCCGAGTCGGCCGCGCGCCAGGCGCAGGAGCACGGCATGAAGAAGGTTGACGTCTTCGTGAAGGGCCCGGGATCGGGACGCGAGACCGCGATCCGCTCGCTCCAGGCCGCTGGCCTCGAGGTCGGCTCGATCAACGACGTCACGCCGCAGGCGCACAACGGATGCCGCCCGCCGAAGCGTCGCCGCGTTTAA
- a CDS encoding carbohydrate ABC transporter permease, which produces MTTTIRNRAAVLGTIKTGDAVAVTARRRRPKRLVTRIIVATLLVLLAVVFIYPFIWLISASFKPRGEVFDNALIPNTFTFDNYIAVWQEAPLAVWLVNTVIVTTLAAVTVTVSSAMVAWGFSYFQFRGRNALFALVLATMMLPGAVTMIPTFLIWNGLGMTGTLTPLWAGNLFGSAFYIFLLRQFFLGLPRELFEAARIDGAGNWRIFIQVAAPLMKPALTVTLLFEAQAAWTDLMRGLIYLRDSDTFTVPRGLKALVDQYGFGGEWHWEILVTAAVITTLPMIILFFLGQKWFVEGIATTGSKG; this is translated from the coding sequence ATGACTACCACCATTCGCAACCGGGCCGCTGTCCTCGGCACCATCAAAACCGGCGACGCGGTCGCCGTCACCGCCCGCCGCCGACGGCCGAAGCGCCTGGTCACCCGGATCATCGTTGCGACCCTCCTGGTGCTGCTCGCCGTCGTCTTCATCTACCCGTTCATCTGGTTGATCAGCGCATCGTTCAAGCCTCGCGGTGAGGTGTTCGACAACGCGCTCATTCCGAACACTTTCACCTTCGACAACTACATCGCGGTGTGGCAGGAGGCCCCGCTCGCGGTCTGGCTCGTGAACACCGTGATTGTCACCACGCTTGCCGCCGTCACCGTCACGGTGTCGAGTGCGATGGTCGCCTGGGGATTCTCGTACTTCCAGTTCCGTGGCCGCAATGCGCTGTTCGCCCTCGTGCTGGCCACGATGATGCTGCCCGGAGCGGTCACCATGATCCCCACCTTCCTCATCTGGAACGGGCTCGGGATGACCGGAACGCTGACCCCACTGTGGGCAGGCAACCTTTTCGGCAGTGCGTTCTACATCTTCTTGTTACGTCAGTTCTTCCTCGGCCTGCCGCGGGAGCTGTTTGAGGCGGCGCGGATCGACGGTGCCGGGAACTGGCGCATCTTCATCCAGGTGGCGGCGCCACTGATGAAGCCGGCTCTGACGGTCACGCTGTTGTTCGAGGCGCAGGCGGCGTGGACCGACCTGATGCGAGGCCTGATCTACCTGCGGGACTCGGACACCTTCACCGTTCCCCGAGGGCTGAAAGCCCTCGTCGATCAGTACGGCTTCGGCGGAGAGTGGCACTGGGAGATCCTCGTCACGGCCGCCGTGATCACGACTCTGCCGATGATCATCCTGTTCTTCCTCGGCCAGAAATGGTTTGTCGAGGGCATCGCCACCACAGGCAGCAAGGGCTAG
- the rplQ gene encoding 50S ribosomal protein L17: MPKPTKGARLGGGPAHERLMLANLAAALFTHKSIKTTETKAKRLRPVAERLITFAKRGDLHARRRALAQIGDKTVVHELFTQIAPLVAERDGGYTRITKLGYRKGDNASMVQIELVLEPVSPKAKKTKPAAAAPVEETPAEETPAEETAVEETTEAPAEETTAAEAPAEETAAEAPAEEAK, from the coding sequence ATGCCTAAGCCCACTAAGGGAGCCCGCCTCGGCGGCGGACCGGCCCACGAGCGCCTGATGCTTGCGAACCTGGCGGCTGCGCTCTTCACTCACAAGAGCATCAAGACCACCGAGACCAAGGCCAAGCGCCTGCGTCCGGTGGCCGAGCGCCTGATCACCTTCGCCAAGCGCGGTGACCTGCACGCCCGTCGTCGTGCGCTTGCCCAGATCGGTGACAAGACCGTCGTGCACGAGCTGTTCACGCAGATCGCTCCGCTGGTCGCCGAGCGTGATGGCGGTTACACCCGCATCACCAAGCTCGGTTACCGCAAGGGTGACAACGCGTCGATGGTGCAGATCGAGCTCGTGCTCGAGCCGGTCAGCCCCAAGGCGAAGAAGACCAAGCCGGCTGCTGCCGCTCCGGTCGAGGAGACCCCGGCTGAGGAGACTCCCGCTGAGGAGACTGCTGTCGAGGAGACCACCGAGGCTCCGGCCGAGGAGACCACCGCAGCTGAGGCTCCCGCCGAGGAGACCGCAGCTGAGGCTCCCGCCGAGGAAGCCAAGTAA
- a CDS encoding DNA-directed RNA polymerase subunit alpha, with the protein MLIAQRPTLAEENISEFRSRFVIEPLEPGFGYTLGNSLRRTLLSSIPGAAVTSIRIDGVLHEFSTVPGVKEDVTEIILNIKQLVVSSEHDEPITAYLRKQGAGEVTAADISAPAGVEIHNPELVIATLNDKAKFEVELTIERGRGYVSATQNRSEFSEAGQVPIDSIYSPVLKVTYKVEATRAGERTDFDRLVVDVETKPAISPRDAIASAGKTLVELFGLARELNTAAEGIEIGPAPVDAVLPGELSMPIEDLDLSVRSYNCLKREGINTVSELVALSETQLMNIRNFGQKSVDEVKDKLVEMGLSLKDAVPGFDGAHFYGGYDDENS; encoded by the coding sequence GTGCTCATTGCACAGCGTCCCACCCTCGCCGAAGAGAACATTTCCGAGTTCCGGTCGCGGTTCGTTATTGAACCGCTCGAGCCCGGCTTCGGCTACACGCTCGGCAACTCGCTGCGTCGCACCCTTCTCTCCTCCATTCCCGGGGCGGCCGTAACCAGCATCCGCATCGACGGCGTGCTGCACGAGTTCAGCACCGTGCCAGGGGTGAAGGAAGACGTCACCGAGATCATCCTCAACATCAAGCAGCTGGTTGTCTCGAGCGAGCACGACGAGCCGATCACCGCTTACCTGCGCAAGCAGGGTGCCGGTGAGGTAACCGCGGCTGACATCTCGGCTCCGGCCGGTGTCGAGATCCACAACCCCGAGCTTGTGATCGCGACGCTCAACGACAAGGCGAAGTTCGAGGTGGAGCTCACCATCGAGCGCGGCCGCGGCTACGTGTCGGCGACCCAGAACCGCAGCGAGTTCAGCGAAGCCGGCCAGGTGCCGATCGACTCGATCTACTCGCCCGTGCTGAAGGTCACCTACAAGGTCGAGGCCACCCGTGCCGGTGAGCGCACCGACTTCGACCGCCTCGTCGTCGACGTGGAGACCAAGCCCGCGATCAGCCCGCGCGACGCCATCGCTTCGGCCGGTAAGACCCTGGTTGAGCTGTTCGGTCTGGCCCGTGAGCTGAACACCGCCGCTGAGGGCATCGAGATCGGCCCCGCGCCGGTCGACGCTGTGCTCCCCGGCGAGCTGAGCATGCCGATCGAGGACCTCGACCTGTCGGTGCGCAGCTACAACTGCCTCAAGCGCGAGGGCATCAACACCGTCAGCGAGCTCGTCGCGCTGTCCGAGACCCAGCTCATGAACATCCGCAACTTCGGACAGAAGTCGGTGGATGAGGTCAAGGACAAGCTCGTCGAGATGGGACTGTCGCTGAAGGACGCCGTCCCCGGCTTCGACGGCGCGCACTTCTACGGCGGCTACGACGACGAGAACAGCTGA
- a CDS encoding DUF3618 domain-containing protein, with translation MTTNNPDEIRADIERTRAELGYDVDVLADKVTPSKIVGRQTSRVRDWVTRGKDRVMGAASDTYESGASKMSEAGEAIADAPHAVARQAQGNPLAVGLIALGVGWLVSSLIPSSEKEKELASTVKEAAEPLTHEVTDAAKEVAEHLRGPAEESVDAVKGAATDAAQRVKEEGTSAASDLQEHTKQSMGDQPRNP, from the coding sequence ATGACTACCAATAACCCGGATGAAATCCGCGCCGACATTGAACGAACCCGTGCCGAGTTGGGCTATGACGTCGACGTTCTAGCCGACAAGGTGACTCCATCGAAGATTGTCGGGCGCCAGACCAGTCGAGTCAGGGATTGGGTCACCAGAGGCAAGGATCGAGTGATGGGAGCGGCGTCTGATACCTACGAGAGTGGGGCGTCCAAGATGTCGGAGGCCGGTGAGGCTATCGCGGATGCGCCACACGCGGTCGCCCGGCAGGCTCAAGGCAACCCGCTCGCCGTCGGCCTGATCGCTCTCGGCGTCGGTTGGCTTGTCTCCTCGCTGATTCCGTCGAGTGAGAAGGAGAAGGAGTTGGCGTCGACCGTGAAAGAGGCGGCCGAGCCCCTCACCCATGAGGTCACCGACGCGGCGAAGGAAGTGGCCGAGCACCTCCGCGGTCCCGCCGAAGAATCGGTGGACGCGGTCAAGGGCGCCGCGACCGACGCTGCCCAGCGGGTGAAGGAGGAGGGAACCTCCGCAGCCTCCGACCTGCAGGAACACACCAAGCAGTCGATGGGCGACCAGCCGCGCAATCCCTGA
- a CDS encoding phage holin family protein has protein sequence MSNVPGDFPGDIPGETPDDKAGRSSLGDLLGEVTRDVSTLMRQELELAKAELRETATKAGRSAGMFGGAGVAGLMALSFLSVALWWGLGYLMGNAWSAVIVAVIWIIIALVLFSIARREMKAVRGMPKTVDSLKQIPDTLKRDEEIR, from the coding sequence ATGAGCAACGTTCCCGGAGACTTTCCCGGAGACATTCCCGGAGAGACCCCCGACGACAAGGCCGGCCGCAGTTCGCTCGGTGACCTGCTCGGCGAGGTGACCCGTGACGTGTCCACGCTTATGCGGCAGGAGCTCGAACTCGCGAAAGCTGAACTTCGCGAGACAGCGACCAAAGCCGGCCGCAGCGCGGGCATGTTCGGCGGCGCCGGAGTGGCAGGGCTCATGGCACTGTCCTTCCTGTCGGTCGCCCTCTGGTGGGGGCTCGGTTACCTCATGGGCAATGCGTGGTCCGCGGTCATCGTGGCCGTGATTTGGATCATCATCGCCCTCGTGCTGTTTTCCATCGCGCGCCGCGAGATGAAGGCCGTGCGCGGGATGCCGAAGACGGTCGACAGCCTCAAGCAGATTCCGGACACATTGAAACGAGATGAGGAAATCCGATGA
- a CDS encoding carbohydrate ABC transporter permease translates to MTAVTGQRRVPPATRTAARRRAKRRNLGAALVFLSPWLAGFLIFTAWPIIYSGYLSLTDYDVINDPNFVGFENYVTLFEDPKIALALTNTILFTAVQVPLYVIVSLALAVLLNQAGRSSGFYRTVFFLPKMTPPVAVGVLFILLFNGQNGLINMVLGWFGIDGPSWTTDPAWVKPGLIIMSLWTVGASVIILLAALRGVPAELYESARIDGANFWQQTVRITVPMISPTIFFIVVVNTIAGLQTFDEAYTAFFGSGNTTYSNDAALFYVIYLFQQAFQFLHMGYASAMAWVLFLVIMAITAIQMWLSRRYVYYEQAPR, encoded by the coding sequence ATGACGGCCGTCACCGGACAGCGCAGGGTCCCGCCCGCGACACGGACGGCCGCGCGGCGAAGAGCGAAGCGACGTAACCTCGGCGCGGCGCTGGTCTTCCTCAGCCCGTGGCTTGCCGGCTTCCTGATCTTCACCGCGTGGCCGATCATCTACAGCGGCTACCTCTCGCTGACCGACTACGACGTGATCAACGATCCGAACTTCGTTGGATTCGAGAACTACGTCACGCTCTTCGAAGACCCGAAGATCGCCCTGGCGCTCACCAACACCATCCTGTTCACCGCCGTCCAGGTGCCGCTCTACGTCATTGTGTCTTTGGCGCTCGCCGTGCTGCTCAACCAGGCCGGGCGTTCATCCGGGTTCTATCGCACCGTGTTCTTCCTGCCGAAGATGACGCCGCCGGTAGCCGTCGGAGTGCTGTTCATCCTGCTGTTCAACGGGCAGAACGGCCTGATCAACATGGTCCTTGGATGGTTCGGCATCGATGGTCCCTCCTGGACCACCGACCCGGCGTGGGTGAAGCCGGGCCTGATCATCATGAGCCTGTGGACAGTCGGGGCATCCGTCATCATCCTGCTGGCCGCGCTGCGCGGCGTCCCGGCCGAGTTGTATGAATCCGCGCGCATCGACGGCGCCAACTTCTGGCAGCAGACCGTGCGGATCACGGTGCCGATGATCAGCCCCACGATCTTCTTCATCGTCGTGGTGAACACCATCGCCGGCCTGCAGACCTTCGACGAGGCGTACACCGCATTCTTCGGGTCGGGCAACACCACCTACAGCAATGACGCGGCACTGTTCTACGTCATCTACCTGTTCCAGCAGGCATTCCAATTCCTGCACATGGGGTACGCCTCCGCGATGGCCTGGGTGCTCTTCCTGGTCATCATGGCGATCACCGCCATCCAGATGTGGCTGTCCCGACGGTACGTCTATTACGAACAGGCCCCCCGATGA
- a CDS encoding manganese catalase family protein: MYFHVQQLINRIEQDEPDPAAANALQEGLGGQFGEMRTMMQYLFQAMNFRGPAAKPFKDLLQGVGTEEISHVELIGTTISRLLDGSPRYQGSPTDPLDTPGAGGATPLKIALSQSNIHHYLVGAQGALPVDAAGNPWSGSYVYNSGNLPLDLLYNLMLESTGRLQKCRIYEMTSNKTARSTIAYLIVRDQAHENAYAKALECLGVDWRPLLPIPKTSAEQFPEVRELLDTGLQSKQYTFDLKGQSEAGRIFQGLSPSDDGTTLDVSEQAPEGVPQTIAPERPEEFSPGLDSALLKLIQETAEMELAEVQASYGPTAP, translated from the coding sequence ATGTATTTCCATGTCCAACAACTCATCAATCGCATCGAGCAGGACGAGCCGGATCCCGCCGCAGCCAACGCGTTGCAGGAGGGCCTGGGTGGCCAGTTCGGCGAGATGCGCACGATGATGCAGTACCTGTTTCAGGCAATGAATTTCCGAGGCCCCGCAGCGAAGCCGTTCAAAGACCTGTTGCAAGGCGTCGGCACTGAGGAGATCAGCCACGTCGAACTGATCGGGACGACGATCTCGCGGCTACTGGACGGATCTCCGCGCTACCAGGGTTCACCGACCGATCCGCTCGACACCCCCGGGGCGGGCGGCGCCACTCCCCTGAAGATCGCCCTTTCGCAGAGCAATATCCATCACTACCTGGTCGGTGCGCAGGGGGCGCTGCCGGTGGATGCTGCCGGTAATCCGTGGAGCGGCAGCTACGTGTACAACTCCGGGAATCTGCCCCTGGACCTGCTGTACAACCTGATGCTCGAATCGACCGGGCGACTGCAGAAGTGCCGCATCTACGAGATGACCTCGAACAAGACCGCGAGGTCGACGATCGCGTACCTGATCGTGCGCGATCAAGCTCATGAGAACGCGTATGCCAAGGCCCTGGAATGCCTCGGCGTCGATTGGCGGCCTCTGCTTCCGATTCCGAAGACGAGCGCCGAGCAGTTCCCTGAAGTGCGGGAGCTCCTCGATACCGGTCTCCAGAGCAAGCAGTACACGTTCGACTTAAAGGGTCAATCGGAAGCCGGCCGGATCTTCCAGGGCCTCTCGCCGTCGGATGACGGGACCACGCTCGACGTGAGCGAGCAGGCTCCCGAGGGCGTTCCGCAGACCATCGCCCCGGAGCGGCCCGAGGAGTTCTCCCCCGGCCTGGATTCCGCACTGCTGAAGCTGATCCAGGAGACCGCGGAGATGGAACTCGCCGAGGTGCAGGCCTCCTACGGACCGACCGCGCCTTAG
- a CDS encoding ABC transporter substrate-binding protein: MRNRTLSLLAGGAITALVLTGCAAGTGSNNEDDTDYDPDATLSGELDIMGFGAGDEIGLTRFDLAAEALGEDVELNLIEGDLDMQQFLSSVAAGDPPALVYANRDQIGSLAARGAIISLDRCIEGENIDTDQYLESALDQVTFDGSVYGIPEFNTVQLTMANQSLLDAAGLTIADVNGSNWQAITAANQALMQPGSVIGVDTKLPEFLPLWAKANGADLISEDGKTAQLNDPAVVEALEFAVSIYDAQGGFSSVKAFRDSADFFGEGNQYATNTLGSMWMEQWYINVLNDVSADAPMAFDTYRTPQGEPLAYAAGSAWAIPAGTDTAAAACRYAKVMTEVDSWIAAAQARLDLRTEEGKPFTGVLTGNEVADEQIREMVTSGGEPWDSGVAAMYEANDNTFSLPANPADAEFKSAWQDAVNRVLNGQDDPQTALDTAQEEAQKALDEAWESMENREG, encoded by the coding sequence ATGCGGAATCGAACGCTGTCACTTCTCGCCGGGGGAGCCATCACGGCTCTCGTCCTCACGGGCTGTGCCGCAGGCACCGGATCCAATAACGAGGACGACACCGACTACGACCCTGACGCCACGCTCAGTGGAGAGCTGGACATCATGGGCTTCGGCGCCGGCGATGAGATCGGCTTGACCCGGTTCGACCTGGCTGCTGAGGCATTGGGTGAGGATGTCGAGCTGAACCTCATCGAGGGCGACCTCGACATGCAGCAGTTCCTCTCGTCAGTGGCCGCCGGCGACCCGCCCGCCTTGGTGTACGCGAACCGGGACCAGATCGGCTCACTTGCCGCACGCGGGGCGATAATCTCGCTCGACCGCTGTATCGAAGGCGAAAACATCGATACCGACCAGTACCTCGAATCGGCTCTGGATCAGGTCACCTTTGACGGCAGCGTGTATGGGATCCCCGAGTTCAACACCGTGCAGCTGACGATGGCGAACCAGTCATTGCTGGATGCCGCGGGCCTCACCATCGCGGATGTCAATGGCTCGAACTGGCAGGCGATCACCGCGGCCAACCAGGCCCTCATGCAGCCGGGAAGCGTGATCGGTGTCGACACGAAGCTGCCCGAGTTCCTGCCGCTGTGGGCCAAGGCCAACGGCGCCGACCTCATCTCCGAAGACGGCAAGACGGCTCAACTGAACGATCCGGCCGTAGTCGAAGCGCTCGAATTCGCGGTGAGCATTTACGACGCGCAGGGCGGATTCAGCTCGGTGAAGGCGTTCCGTGACTCGGCGGACTTCTTCGGAGAAGGCAACCAGTACGCCACCAACACGCTGGGATCCATGTGGATGGAGCAGTGGTACATCAACGTGCTGAACGACGTGTCGGCTGATGCCCCAATGGCCTTCGACACCTACCGCACCCCGCAGGGCGAACCGCTGGCATACGCCGCCGGTTCGGCCTGGGCGATTCCCGCAGGCACCGACACCGCCGCCGCGGCATGCCGGTACGCGAAGGTGATGACCGAGGTGGACAGTTGGATCGCCGCCGCACAGGCGCGCCTTGATCTGCGCACCGAAGAGGGCAAACCGTTCACCGGTGTGCTTACCGGCAACGAGGTCGCGGACGAGCAGATTCGCGAGATGGTGACCTCTGGTGGCGAGCCGTGGGACTCGGGTGTCGCCGCCATGTACGAAGCGAACGACAACACCTTCTCGCTTCCGGCGAACCCGGCCGATGCCGAATTCAAGTCGGCGTGGCAGGACGCAGTGAACCGAGTACTCAACGGACAGGACGACCCGCAGACAGCTCTCGATACCGCCCAGGAAGAGGCGCAGAAGGCACTCGACGAGGCGTGGGAATCCATGGAGAATCGCGAGGGCTAA
- a CDS encoding acyltransferase family protein encodes MTTKPSLPSIQAPAPAARSRIPGLDGLRSVAVVLVLVYHLFPLLLPGGYLGVDIFFVISGFLITTLLLREHERTGRIALGSFWRRRARRLLPAIGLLVVVCGGIAWLIGGDVLVKLGWQVLGATTFSFNWLSIADGSSYFADTTPELFRNLWSLAVEEQFYLLWPLAVLALLAIPRRRRQIRTSIVLGLTLASAIAMAVLAVPDDATRVYFGTDTHSFGLLLGAALAFASARWPQRELEWPRPLRLALTAAGCPALLGLVALAILMPADTAFPYRGGLFLVAVLTTTVIAASITPGARIGEWLDNRPMRWLGERSYGLYLWHWPVLVLLSAAVPAWHQDPAGHWLLGIVALAISVAAAVLSYRFVEQPIRRRGLRASLRGYLRWWRRPSWRMAAAAGVTAATMAFSAATVAAIATDPGQGSAQQVIEAGQQALSAPSPEPTPDAPQPLPGGEQITAVGDSVMLAVVPELQQSFPGISVDAVVSRQMREAPGILQSLRDSGALRPIVVLGLGTNGSITTDTLNEVRSIIGPERQLVLVNVQAPRHWTDGVNEALHGYADRYRDIELANWRDAIAPRLDLLAGDQIHATSAGGSVYVDALRAALQRLAELPPVLDLADYGLADLPQ; translated from the coding sequence ATGACGACGAAACCCTCGCTTCCCTCAATTCAGGCGCCCGCTCCGGCCGCCCGATCGCGCATCCCCGGATTGGACGGCTTGCGCTCCGTCGCGGTGGTTCTCGTGCTCGTCTACCACCTGTTCCCGCTGCTGCTGCCCGGCGGATATCTCGGGGTCGACATCTTCTTCGTGATCAGCGGCTTCCTGATCACCACGCTGCTGCTGCGTGAGCATGAGCGCACCGGCCGGATCGCCCTTGGCAGCTTCTGGCGACGACGGGCCAGGCGCCTGCTGCCCGCCATCGGACTGCTGGTCGTGGTCTGCGGCGGGATCGCATGGCTGATCGGTGGCGACGTTCTGGTCAAGCTCGGCTGGCAGGTGCTCGGCGCTACCACCTTCAGCTTCAACTGGCTGTCCATCGCTGACGGCTCCAGCTACTTCGCCGACACCACCCCCGAATTATTCCGCAACCTCTGGTCGCTCGCGGTGGAGGAACAGTTCTACCTGCTCTGGCCGCTCGCCGTCCTCGCCTTGCTCGCGATCCCGCGCCGACGTCGCCAGATCCGCACCAGCATCGTGCTCGGCCTGACTCTGGCGTCGGCGATCGCCATGGCCGTGCTCGCGGTGCCGGATGACGCGACCCGCGTCTACTTCGGTACCGACACGCACAGCTTCGGTCTGCTTCTCGGGGCCGCCTTGGCGTTCGCGAGCGCGCGCTGGCCGCAGCGGGAACTGGAGTGGCCCCGCCCGCTGCGACTGGCCCTGACCGCCGCCGGCTGTCCCGCCCTGCTCGGACTGGTGGCGCTCGCCATCCTGATGCCCGCAGACACTGCGTTCCCGTACCGCGGCGGCCTGTTTCTGGTCGCCGTGCTCACCACGACGGTCATTGCCGCTTCGATCACGCCCGGCGCGCGCATCGGCGAGTGGCTCGACAACCGGCCCATGCGGTGGCTCGGCGAGCGCAGCTACGGCCTGTACCTCTGGCACTGGCCTGTGCTCGTGCTGCTCAGCGCCGCCGTTCCGGCCTGGCATCAGGACCCCGCGGGTCACTGGCTGCTCGGCATCGTTGCGCTCGCCATCAGTGTGGCGGCGGCGGTGCTGTCGTACCGCTTCGTCGAGCAACCGATCCGCAGGCGCGGGCTCCGGGCCAGCCTGCGTGGTTACCTGCGCTGGTGGCGCAGGCCGAGCTGGCGGATGGCCGCCGCGGCCGGTGTCACCGCCGCAACCATGGCGTTCAGTGCCGCCACCGTCGCGGCGATCGCGACCGACCCGGGGCAGGGCAGCGCCCAACAGGTGATCGAGGCCGGGCAGCAGGCGCTCTCAGCCCCGAGCCCCGAACCGACTCCCGATGCCCCGCAGCCGCTGCCCGGCGGTGAGCAGATCACCGCGGTCGGGGACTCGGTGATGCTCGCCGTGGTCCCGGAGTTGCAGCAGTCGTTCCCTGGGATCAGCGTCGACGCCGTGGTCTCCCGGCAGATGCGTGAGGCGCCCGGCATCCTGCAGTCCCTCCGCGATTCCGGAGCGCTGCGTCCGATCGTCGTGCTCGGTCTCGGCACCAACGGCTCGATCACCACAGACACGCTGAACGAGGTGCGCAGCATCATCGGGCCCGAGCGCCAGCTGGTGCTCGTGAACGTGCAGGCACCCCGACACTGGACCGATGGTGTCAATGAGGCACTGCACGGTTACGCCGATCGCTATCGGGACATCGAACTCGCGAACTGGCGGGACGCGATCGCTCCTCGCCTGGATCTGCTCGCCGGAGACCAGATCCACGCGACGAGCGCCGGTGGGTCCGTCTACGTTGACGCGCTTCGAGCGGCGTTGCAACGTTTGGCGGAACTCCCACCGGTGCTCGATCTAGCCGACTACGGGCTCGCCGACCTACCGCAGTAG
- a CDS encoding GNAT family N-acetyltransferase has product MSMSPLNERVVAPDVTAVPTDAPGLRWRPAVVDDVDAVTALYKRMAKADHPQWSETREEVASEFGHPWVDLARDSLLAETAGGELVAFGQVVLPPAQETLVRSILFGGVDPAHRGRTIGRQLLGWQYSRALQQLAASAKPLPGWVMAYTDERNQTAQHLYERFELTPARYFVQLERVVADPIDQVALPDGVSIVPYVPDMSEAVRRAKNAAFQDHWGSQPSTKEQWQRMLLDLPSFRPDLSFVAVVQGEVIGLVISEVFEHDWEAQGFRSGYISLVGVVREWRRRGIAPALLGRVLESYRAAWFDKAQLDVDTDNPTGALRLYTGMGFTPTTREVSHTRVF; this is encoded by the coding sequence ATGAGCATGTCGCCCCTCAACGAGAGAGTCGTCGCCCCTGATGTGACGGCGGTGCCAACGGATGCCCCTGGCCTGCGCTGGCGTCCGGCAGTTGTCGACGATGTGGATGCGGTCACCGCGCTTTACAAGCGTATGGCGAAGGCCGACCACCCGCAGTGGTCCGAGACCCGTGAGGAGGTTGCCTCTGAGTTCGGTCATCCGTGGGTCGACCTCGCCCGGGACTCTTTGCTCGCCGAGACCGCCGGCGGAGAGCTCGTCGCCTTCGGGCAAGTCGTTCTCCCGCCAGCCCAGGAGACGCTCGTGCGGTCGATCCTGTTCGGCGGAGTCGACCCAGCCCATCGCGGCCGCACGATCGGGCGGCAGCTGCTCGGCTGGCAGTATTCCCGCGCGTTGCAGCAGCTCGCGGCATCCGCCAAGCCATTGCCCGGCTGGGTGATGGCCTACACCGACGAACGCAACCAGACCGCCCAGCACCTCTACGAGCGCTTCGAACTCACCCCGGCGAGATACTTCGTCCAGCTCGAGCGTGTCGTCGCGGACCCGATCGATCAGGTCGCTCTGCCCGATGGCGTCAGCATCGTGCCGTACGTCCCTGACATGTCCGAGGCGGTCAGGCGTGCGAAGAATGCGGCCTTCCAGGACCACTGGGGCAGCCAGCCCTCGACCAAGGAGCAGTGGCAGCGGATGCTGCTGGATTTGCCATCGTTCCGGCCTGACCTCTCGTTCGTGGCGGTTGTGCAGGGCGAAGTCATCGGCCTGGTGATCTCCGAAGTCTTCGAGCACGACTGGGAGGCGCAGGGCTTCCGCAGCGGCTACATCTCACTCGTCGGCGTCGTGCGGGAGTGGCGCCGCCGGGGGATCGCCCCGGCGCTGCTCGGCCGGGTGCTCGAGTCGTACCGTGCCGCGTGGTTCGACAAGGCCCAACTCGACGTCGACACCGACAACCCGACCGGCGCGCTCCGGCTCTACACGGGGATGGGATTTACGCCGACCACCCGGGAGGTCAGTCACACCCGGGTGTTCTGA
- the rpsM gene encoding 30S ribosomal protein S13, whose translation MARLAGVDIPREKRVEVALTYIYGVGRTRALNTLSETGIDGNIRVKDLTDEQLVALRDHIEGTYKVEGDLRREVAADIRRKVEIGSYEGIRHRKGLPVRGQRTKTNARTRKGPKRTVAGKKKAR comes from the coding sequence ATGGCACGTCTTGCCGGCGTTGACATTCCGCGCGAAAAGCGCGTTGAAGTCGCACTGACATACATCTACGGTGTCGGCCGCACTCGGGCACTCAACACCCTCAGTGAGACCGGAATCGATGGAAACATCCGAGTCAAGGATCTGACCGACGAACAGCTGGTCGCCCTGCGCGACCACATCGAGGGCACCTACAAGGTAGAGGGTGACCTCCGCCGCGAGGTCGCCGCCGACATCCGCCGCAAGGTCGAGATCGGCAGCTACGAAGGCATCCGTCACCGCAAGGGCCTGCCCGTGCGTGGACAGCGCACCAAGACCAACGCCCGCACCCGCAAGGGACCGAAGCGCACAGTCGCCGGTAAGAAGAAGGCCCGCTAG